The window GCCGCTTTTTCACCGAGGATGAAAAGGGCAAGCTGCTGCCCGGTTACTTGAACCAGTTGGTGGAGGCGATCGCCGTCGAGCAGCAAGGGATGGCCGAGGAACTGGCGCAATTGAGCAAAAGCATCGACCACATCAAAGACATCGTCTCCACCCAACAATCCTATGCCGGCGCGGCCACGCTAAAGGAAGCGTTGCATATCGGCGCGCTGATGGACGACGCCTTGCGCATGAACGAAGGCTCGCTGAGCCGGCACAATGTCACGGTGGTCAAGCATTACGCCGAGGTGCCAGAGATCCTTGCGGACAAACACCGCTTGCTGTTGATCATGGTCAACTTGATCAGCAACGCCAAACAGGCCATGTCCAGCCTTTCCGACCGGCCGCGGTACATGACGCTGCGGGTCCAGCCGCTGGATGACGGCACCTTGCAGATCAGCGTGAAGGACGAGGGTGAAGGCATACCGGCAGAAAACATGACCCGCATCTTCACGCACGGCTTCACCACCCGCAAGGAAGGCCATGGCTTCGGCCTGCACAGCTGCGCCCTGGCCGCCGTGGAAATGAATGGCCAACTCAGCGCCCACAGCGACGGGCCGGGCCAAGGCGCGGTGTTTACCTTGACGATCCCTCTTACCCTTGCTGGAAGCCCGACATGAACCAACCTCCCAACCGGCGCATCCTGCTGATCGACGACACGCCTTCGATCCATGATGATTTTCGCAAGATCCTGATGCCGCCCGTTGAAGCGAACCAGCTCCTGAATGACATGGAATCGGCGCTGTTCGGCGACACGACCAAGGCCCAGGCACAGGTTTTCGAGCTGCACTCGGCCTATGGCGGCGAAGAAGGCCTTGGCCTGCTAACCACGGCCATGACGCAACAACGTCCCTACGCGTTGGCCTTTGTCGACATGCGCATGCCCCAGGGCTGGGACGGCGCCCGGACCATCGAAGAGCTGTGGAAAGTCGACCACGACCTGCAAGTGGTGGTGTGCACTGCGTACTCGGACTATGCCTGGGAAGACCTGCTCGAACGCCTGCACGGCCATGATCGCCTGCTGATCCTGAAAAAACCCTTCGACAATATTGAAGTCCAGCAAATGGCCAACACCCTGGCCAACAAATGGGACATGGCCCGCCGCGCTTCGCTGCAAACCACCCACCTGGCGCAACTGGTGGAACAACGCACGCAAGCGCTGCAACTGGAAATCGACGAGCGCAAGCACCTGGAAAGCCAACTGGTGCAGTCTGAAAAGCTTGCGTCGCTGGGGCAACTCGCGGCGGGCGTCGCCCATGAGATCAACAACCCGGTGGGCTTCATTTCTTCCAACCTCAGCACCCTGGACGGCTACTTCAAGCAGTTGCAACAGATACTGCAAGCCTACCAAGGCGCCGAGCCGCTGATTGCGGCGCCGGAGCAGCGCGACCAACTCAAGGCGCTGCGTACCAGCCTTGAGCTGGATTTCCTCACGGAAGACATTCCGATCCTGATCAGAGAATCCAAGGAAGGCATTGGTCGGGTGGTGCAGATCGTCAAGGACCTGAAGAACTTCTCACGGGTGGACAACGACCAGACCTGGCAGTTTGCGAACTTGCAACAGGGCATCGACTCGACGCTGAACATCGTCGCCAGCGAGCTCAAGTACAAGGCCGATGTCGTCAAGCACTACCAACCACTGCCGGACATCGAATGCCTCGCCTCACAGCTCAACCAGGTGGTGATGAACCTGGTGATCAACGCGGCGCAAGCCATGGGCCCGGAGCGCGGCACCATTACCATCAGCAACGGCGTGGAAGGCCAGAACATCTGGCTGGAAGTGGCGGACAACGGCTGCGGCATCGCCCCTGAAGCACTGCAGAAAATCTTCGACCCGTTCTTCACCACCAAACCGGTGGGCGAAGGCACGGGGCTGGGGCTGTCGCTGTCCTACGGCATCGTCAAGAAACATGGCGGCACGATCGCCGTCAGCAGCGAACCGGGCAAGGGCACGACGTTTCGGGTGGTGTTGCCGATTCGGCAGACGGCGGTGTAGGACACGCCGCCGGATTGTGCTCACTCCTCGACTTTTTTCGGACTCGCCCCAAACGAAGCAAACCGTTTGTTGAACCCGGCGATGCGGCCTTCGGCCTGGGTCTTGCGCTGCTGGCCGGTGTAGACCGGATGCGAAGCGCTGGACACATCCAGGGGAATATAAGGGTAGGTGTTGCCGTCACTGTGCGTGTGGGTGCGATCGCTGTCGGCGGTGGAGCCGATCAGGAAGAACACGTCGGCAGCGGTGTCGTGGAACAGCACGGTACGGTAGTCGGGGTGGATACCAGCTTTCATAAGGCCTCCGGGGCGTCTGGGTGCATTTTATGGGTTATACAGTAACATAAATCATGCAGCCAAACGAGAACCGATTGCAATAAGCATAGAGCGCGTGGGCCTATGCAGCTTCTTGGAAATCCATCTCCGGTGGCTGCTGCGAGAAGCCACGGGTGAGCACGCCCAGGTAAACCAGGCCGATGGCCAGCCAACCCAGACCGAGATACATGGCCAGGTGATCGAGGCTGATCATCAGCCACAAGTCCGCCAGCAGACCGACGGCCGGGAATATCAAGAACAGGATCAACTCACGCACACCGCGTTGCTTGGCGCCGATCCAGTAGTGAAAGATCACCGACAGGTTCACCAGGCTGAACGCCAGGAACGCACCGAAGTTGATGAACGACGTGGACGTGGTCACATCCAGCTTCAATGCCAGCAGCGCCACCACCGCGCACAACAGGATGCTGTTGACCGGCGTGCCGAAGCGCGCATGCAAAGTGCCGAAGAACGACTTGGGTAACACGCCGTCGCGGCCCATGGCGAACAACAGGCGCGAACCACTGGCCTGGGCAGAGAGCCCCGATGCGAACTGACCGACGATCAGGCCGATCAGAAAGACCGACACAAACAAGTCGCCACCGATGTTGCGCGCGATTTCATACGCCGCCGAATCCACGTTAGTGAACTCAAACGACGGATGCGCGACCTGCACAAAGTAGGACACCGCCACGAAGATCAGCCCGCCGATGAGGGTAATCAACATGATCGCCCGGGGGATAGTGCGGCGCGGGTCGCGGGTTTCTTCGGTGAGGGTGCTGACCGCGTCAAAGCCCAGGAACGAGTAGCAGGCGATGGCCGCGCCGCTCATGATCAATGGCATTTGCATCTGGCCGTTGAAGAACGGGGTGAGGGTCCACAGTGGCTTGCTCGGATCGCCGCCGATGTAATGGATGCACAGCGCCACGAAGGCGATCAATACCAGGAACTGCACCAGCATCAGCAAGGCATTGATGCCATTGGCCAGCTTGAGGCCAACGATATTGATGGCGCTGGTGACGCCGATGAACGCCAACACCCAGACCCACTGCGGCACCGTCGGAAACGCGGAATTAAGGTACGCCGCACCGATCAGCCAGATGGCCATGGGCAGGAACAGGTAATCGAGCAACACCGCCCAGCCGGCAATAAACCCCAGCTTGGGGCTGATGGCCTTGCGCACGTAGGTGTAGGCGGAACCGGCCACCGGAAAGGCCGAGGCCATGCGCCCGTAACTCATGGCGGTGAAGAACATCGCCACCAGCGCCGCCAGGTAAGCGGCGGGCACCATGCCCGAAGTGGATTGCGCCAGGATGCCGAAGGTGCCGAGCACAATGATCGGCGTCATATAGGCGATGCCAAACAGCACCACCGACCCTAATGACAGGGTGCGTTGCAAACGAGCCATGAGTGATTCTCCGCGCGATTATTAGATTTATGGCAGAACTGAAGTGGGTAAAGCGTCTGTCGTTGTTCTTATGTTCTGTAGTGAGCGGGCTTGCCCCGCGCCGGGTGGCGAAGCCGCCCCATCCCAGCCACTGTTTTTTACAGTTGGAACCGCGGTGCCTGGGTTTGGGGCGGCTTCGCCCCCCGGCGCGGGGCAAGCCCGCTCACTACAAAATCAGGGTTTGCATTCATTCGGGGATCAGCAGCTCGCGTGTCCCATCGCTGCGCTCGATCACCTCACCCGGCAATTTCAAGCGCTGGTCGTCCAGATAGCGGTAGTCCTTGCGTGCCGCCGCCAGTTGGTCAAGATCGAGCTCAACCGTGAATTGCCCTTCCTCACGCCCGGCCTCGAACAGCAACGTGCCAAACGGGTCGACCAAGGCGCTGCCGCCCGCGAACAACAACCCGCCATCGCCCTCTTCCACGCGGTTGACCATCAGCGCAAACACCTGGTTTTCCTGGGCGCGGGCCATGATCGCGGTGCGGTGTGTGGGGCCGTACGGGTCCATGTTGCCGTTGGTGACGATCAGCAGTTCGGCGCCCAATTGCGCATTGGCGCGGGCGCTTTCCGGGAACTCGATGTCGTAGCAGATCAACAGGCCGACGCGTACACCATTCCAGAGACAGGTGGCATAGCGATCGCCTGGGGTGAAGACCCCGCGATCAGAGGCCCACAGGTGGGTCTTGCGATAACGCAGGGCAATCCCTTCGGGCGTGATCAGCAAAGTGGTGTTGTAGAATTGCCCGCCGGCGCTTTCGGCCGTGCCGATCACCACCGCGATATTACGTGCGCGGGCGGCGTCGATCACGGCCTGTACGGTGGGCCCGTCCAGCGGCTCGGCGACGTCGGCGACAGTCTCGGCCGACGGGAAGCCCATCAAGTGGGTTTCCGGGAAGACGATCAGTTGCGTATCGGCCGCCGCGGCAGCGATCGCCGCCAAGGCCCGCTCAAGGTTGTAAGCTGTACCGTTATCACGGCCCGCCAACTGGGCAAATTCGACCTTCATGGGTATTCCTTGTTCTGTGTACGTGCCGCAGTATGCGCAGGCGCAACCGGCCAGGGAATCACGCGGCGGGGGTAACCCGATAGGGGTAGATCAATGACCATGTCGCTGCAAGACATCGCCTGGCACCGTTCGGTGGGGCAAATGATAGACGCCCTGGACCAGCCCAACTTCTGGACCCAGCTTGTGCGCCTGCTGGACCAGTACGTGCCGTTCGATAGCTGGGTGGTGTTGCTGTTCGGCAGCGAACACCGCCCGCTGGTATTCGCTGAGTGCCCAGGTGCCGACGGCGCGCCCGACCACCTGTTCCAGGACTACCTGAACGGCCTGTACCTGCTTGACCCCTTCTACATCGCCAGCCGCGAACACACGCGTACCGGGCTGTTTCGCCTGGCCGAAGTGGCGCCGGAGCACTTCGAACTCACCGAGTACTACCAGCGCTATTTCCGCCTGAACGTGGTGGCCGATGAAATCCAGTTCAATTGCCACCTGCCGGATGCGCGTACATTGTGCCTGTCGCTGGGCTCCCGGCAGCGTTTCGACCCGGCGCAAATTGCCCTGCTGTCGCTAATCCAGCCCTGGGTACTGGGCCTGCTGCGCCAGCGCCTGCCCTATGAACTGAACCAGGTCAGCGCCCTGCAGCCGCCGATCCAGAATGATGACTGGGGCGCGCAACTCACCGCCCGCGAGCTGGATGTGGGTCGCTTGATGCTCAGCGGCTGCTCCAGCAAGGAAATCGCGCGTAAGCTGGAAATCTCTGTGGAAACCGTGAAAGTCCATAAGAAACACATGTACAGCAAGCTAGGGATCAAATCCCAGTCAGAGCTGTTCTCGATCTTTCTACAGGCGCAAACCGCCTAGCCGATGAGTCCGAACCCAGGAACCCCATATGAGCCTGTCGTTACTGAGCCGTTACGCCTTCTTTGCCGTGTGCGTCATCTTCACCCTCGCCAGCCTTCCCTTTATCGAACATGAATGGCTCTGGCCCTTCACCCTGATCACCGGCGTACTGAGCCTGATCGGCATTTTCGACCTGCTGCAAAGCCCTCATGCGGTGCGCCGCAACTACCCGATCCTGGGCAATATCCGCTACCTGGTCGAAGCCATCCGCCCGGAAATCCGCCAGTACCTGCTGGAGTCCGACAGCGACGCCCTGCCCTTCTCCAGAGCCCAGCGCTCGCTGGTCTATTCGCGCGCCAAGAATGAAACCGCCGACAAACCCTTCGGCACCCTGATCGACGTGTACCAGTCGGGCTTCGAATTTATCGGCCACTCCATGCGCCCCGCGCCGCTCAGCGACCCGAGCGCCTTTCGCGTAATGGTCGGCGGCCCGCAGTGCACCCAGCCGTATTCGGCGTCGGTGTTCAACATCTCGGCGATGAGCTTCGGCTCGCTGAGCGCCAACGCGATTCGCGCGTTGAACCAGGGCGCCAAGCTGGGCAATTTCGCCCATGACACCGGTGAAGGCAGCATCAGCCCCTACCACCGCGAGAACGGCGGCGACCTGACCTGGGAGCTGGGCAGCGGCTACTTCGGCTGCCGCACCAGCGACGGCCGTTTCGACCCGGAACGCTTCGCCGTGCAAGCGCGGGACCCGCAGGTGCGCATGATCGAAATCAAGATGAGCCAGGGCGCCAAACCCGGCCATGGCGGGATCCTGCCCAAGCACAAGGTCACCCGGGAAATCGCCGACACCCGCGGCATCATGATGGGCGAGGACTGCATCTCGCCCTCGCGCCACAGTGCGTTTTCCACCCCGCTTGAGCTGATGCAGTTCATCGCGCAACTGCGCGAACTGTCCGGCGGCAAACCGGTGGGTTTCAAGTTCTGTCTGGGCCACCCGTGGGAGTTCATGGGCATCGCCAAGGCCATGCTCGAAACCGGCGTCCTCCCGGATTTTATCGTGGTCGACGGCAAGGAAGGCGGCACCGGCGCCGCCCCCGTGGAGTTCACCGACCATATCGGCGTGCCGCTGCGCGAAGGGCTGCTGTTCGTGCACAACACCCTGGTGGGGCTGAACCTGCGTGACAAAATCAAACTCGGCGCCAGCGGCAAGATCGTCAGCGCGTTCGACATCGCCAGCGTCCTGGCCATCGGCGCTGACTGGGCCAACTCGGCGCGTGGCTTCATGTTTGCCATCGGCTGCATCCAGTCGCAAAGTTGCCACACCAACAAGTGCCCGACCGGCGTCGCCACCCAGGACCCGTTGCGCCAGCGCGCCCTGGTAGTGCCGGACAAGGCCCAGCGCGTGTTCAACTTCCACCGCAACACCCTCAAGGCGTTGGCGGAAATGCTCGCCGCTGCCGGTCTCGATCATCCGTCACAACTGTCGGCCAAGCATTTGGTGCGGCGTATGTCGGCGAGCGAGATCAAGCTGTTTTCGCAGTTGCACGTGTTCCTCAAGCCCGGTGAGCTGCTCACCGGGGAAGTAAACGGCCAGTTTTATTCACGGATGTGGCAGATGGCGCGGGCGGACAGTTTCGAGCCCCACGAAGTGGTCGCCGCCTGACATCCCCTCACTCAGCCTGCCGGCTCCGGGCAGGCTGTCGAGACATTCAGTAATACCCAGCCTTTGCATTTGCTTACAAATACCGCCAACCTGCGCCCGCCCGACGTGCGGCGCACGGCCACCGCTGCGCACGCTTGTCATGACCCATCCCATCTGTACAAGAGCCCGCTGCCATGCTGAACGGACGCGACCCGCGCATCGATTTTTTTCGGGGCCTGGCGTTGATCTTCATATTCTGGGATCACGTCCCTCACAACCCCCTCGGCCAGATCACCTTGCGCAATTTTGGTTTCAGCGATGCGGCGGAGGTGTTTGTGTTCCTTGCCGGTTTTGCATCGGTGATGGCCTAC of the Pseudomonas azadiae genome contains:
- a CDS encoding ATP-binding protein, which produces MNQPPNRRILLIDDTPSIHDDFRKILMPPVEANQLLNDMESALFGDTTKAQAQVFELHSAYGGEEGLGLLTTAMTQQRPYALAFVDMRMPQGWDGARTIEELWKVDHDLQVVVCTAYSDYAWEDLLERLHGHDRLLILKKPFDNIEVQQMANTLANKWDMARRASLQTTHLAQLVEQRTQALQLEIDERKHLESQLVQSEKLASLGQLAAGVAHEINNPVGFISSNLSTLDGYFKQLQQILQAYQGAEPLIAAPEQRDQLKALRTSLELDFLTEDIPILIRESKEGIGRVVQIVKDLKNFSRVDNDQTWQFANLQQGIDSTLNIVASELKYKADVVKHYQPLPDIECLASQLNQVVMNLVINAAQAMGPERGTITISNGVEGQNIWLEVADNGCGIAPEALQKIFDPFFTTKPVGEGTGLGLSLSYGIVKKHGGTIAVSSEPGKGTTFRVVLPIRQTAV
- a CDS encoding type B 50S ribosomal protein L31, translated to MKAGIHPDYRTVLFHDTAADVFFLIGSTADSDRTHTHSDGNTYPYIPLDVSSASHPVYTGQQRKTQAEGRIAGFNKRFASFGASPKKVEE
- a CDS encoding APC family permease, whose protein sequence is MARLQRTLSLGSVVLFGIAYMTPIIVLGTFGILAQSTSGMVPAAYLAALVAMFFTAMSYGRMASAFPVAGSAYTYVRKAISPKLGFIAGWAVLLDYLFLPMAIWLIGAAYLNSAFPTVPQWVWVLAFIGVTSAINIVGLKLANGINALLMLVQFLVLIAFVALCIHYIGGDPSKPLWTLTPFFNGQMQMPLIMSGAAIACYSFLGFDAVSTLTEETRDPRRTIPRAIMLITLIGGLIFVAVSYFVQVAHPSFEFTNVDSAAYEIARNIGGDLFVSVFLIGLIVGQFASGLSAQASGSRLLFAMGRDGVLPKSFFGTLHARFGTPVNSILLCAVVALLALKLDVTTSTSFINFGAFLAFSLVNLSVIFHYWIGAKQRGVRELILFLIFPAVGLLADLWLMISLDHLAMYLGLGWLAIGLVYLGVLTRGFSQQPPEMDFQEAA
- a CDS encoding carbon-nitrogen hydrolase family protein codes for the protein MKVEFAQLAGRDNGTAYNLERALAAIAAAAADTQLIVFPETHLMGFPSAETVADVAEPLDGPTVQAVIDAARARNIAVVIGTAESAGGQFYNTTLLITPEGIALRYRKTHLWASDRGVFTPGDRYATCLWNGVRVGLLICYDIEFPESARANAQLGAELLIVTNGNMDPYGPTHRTAIMARAQENQVFALMVNRVEEGDGGLLFAGGSALVDPFGTLLFEAGREEGQFTVELDLDQLAAARKDYRYLDDQRLKLPGEVIERSDGTRELLIPE
- a CDS encoding helix-turn-helix transcriptional regulator; translation: MTMSLQDIAWHRSVGQMIDALDQPNFWTQLVRLLDQYVPFDSWVVLLFGSEHRPLVFAECPGADGAPDHLFQDYLNGLYLLDPFYIASREHTRTGLFRLAEVAPEHFELTEYYQRYFRLNVVADEIQFNCHLPDARTLCLSLGSRQRFDPAQIALLSLIQPWVLGLLRQRLPYELNQVSALQPPIQNDDWGAQLTARELDVGRLMLSGCSSKEIARKLEISVETVKVHKKHMYSKLGIKSQSELFSIFLQAQTA
- a CDS encoding FMN-binding glutamate synthase family protein, encoding MSLSLLSRYAFFAVCVIFTLASLPFIEHEWLWPFTLITGVLSLIGIFDLLQSPHAVRRNYPILGNIRYLVEAIRPEIRQYLLESDSDALPFSRAQRSLVYSRAKNETADKPFGTLIDVYQSGFEFIGHSMRPAPLSDPSAFRVMVGGPQCTQPYSASVFNISAMSFGSLSANAIRALNQGAKLGNFAHDTGEGSISPYHRENGGDLTWELGSGYFGCRTSDGRFDPERFAVQARDPQVRMIEIKMSQGAKPGHGGILPKHKVTREIADTRGIMMGEDCISPSRHSAFSTPLELMQFIAQLRELSGGKPVGFKFCLGHPWEFMGIAKAMLETGVLPDFIVVDGKEGGTGAAPVEFTDHIGVPLREGLLFVHNTLVGLNLRDKIKLGASGKIVSAFDIASVLAIGADWANSARGFMFAIGCIQSQSCHTNKCPTGVATQDPLRQRALVVPDKAQRVFNFHRNTLKALAEMLAAAGLDHPSQLSAKHLVRRMSASEIKLFSQLHVFLKPGELLTGEVNGQFYSRMWQMARADSFEPHEVVAA